TTTTAAGTTTGCTTTTGAACTTGGACACAGTTGTGTTCTCAAGTCAGTTTGTTCCAGAGAACAGGACTAACTGAAAGCACTCTCACCAGAGCAGGTACAGTTAGGAAACGACCACCTGATGATGACCTGAGATGTCTGACTCACCGTTAGTCAGTGAGAAGGCCAGAAGTGTAAACCATTAAGTGCTTTAGAGGCAATTACAGTAAACGTTTAAACTTTATTACATCCGTCATATACATGCAGGTGCATACATGAAATTTTgccctctgcatttaacccaatctaagcatttaggagcagtgggctgctgtaaagatCCTGGGgtgcaacttggggttcagtgtctcgctcaaggagagaTCAACATGCAGACGGTAGGAGCTGGGGAGGTTAAAgaacgacccgctctacccactgagaTACAGCCACCCCGTACAGACCTAATAAATGTAGCTGCACCAGTTGGTCAGCTTTTCTGTTGTCATTAGTCACTTTTTTCTTCATTGTATAGCTGAAAAATTGCTGGTGGTTGTGTCcaacatttgtgttttgtttccccTCAGGAGCCTCTCAGGTTACCGTGAGGACAGCTGGTTCAAGTCTCTGTTCGTTAGAAAGGTCGACCCCCGAAAAGACGCTCACTCTCATCTGCTCGCCAAGAAAGAAGACAACAATCTGTACAAAATACAGTGTAAGTATTGTTTGTGACTTGTTCTGGTGGTGCATTGAAAAAGTTTACCCTGAATTTGTATATAATTGTTGTGAGATagattttgaaatgtttttttcttatctgttaAATGGTTTATTTTCCACTCATGTTTTGTTGATTCCTTGCAGTTCACAATGTCAAGCCTGAGTGCCTTGATGATTACAATGAACTTTGGTAAGAATCTCTGTCCCTTAATAGACTTATTCAGATGTCTTGTCAAGGCGCTGGTTTTATAAACAGTGCAGATTTTTtatacattgttttgtgtgtttatccgTAGTGCGGGCATCTTGCCTTCCATTAACGCCAACCCTGAATACCCTTGTGAGCTTGTGGGAACCTGGAACACATGGTACGGAGAGCAAGATCAGGCAGGTAAGAGCTTGTATCAAGCGCCAAGTCTGGAGGTTACCGTACACATGTGATAAACCTGCTTGTGAATGGCATTTGACTGATTGATAGCCCGTTCAATCAGGTAGTCTAAATGAAACATAAACTTCCTTTTCAGGAGAGAAAACGTGaattaaaaaacacagaagataTTAGTGCTCAAAGGatcagttgattaatcaatcaacagTTAACAAATTGATAACCATAATCTATCTCACATGTAAGTCATTTAACAAGTAAATCATttacagctttttaaatgtgggGATTTGttgcttctttctttctattctgttattgtaaatttaatatttcTGGGCTTTGAAGTGATGGTTTAGAGATGTAACCTTGGGCTCAGAGAAACTGTGataaacaatattttctgacatttttatacaCTAGCACATTAAATGATTAGTTGAAAAaacaatcagcagattaattgataatgaaaatgattggTAGTTGCAGCCTACGAGATACTTTCCAAAATTATTTGAACTCCTAATTGAGGTGGACTGTATAAGAGAATTCGATGTATCAAGGCAAATATTAGAATAAGTACATTCATTTGATATTAAATCAAGTTGCACTGCATTGAAACACTTACAGGAATCAGTCAGAAAGTACTTCTTCTTTCAGTTTGCTGCAGCAGATGgggaacagagtgaaaactgtgcTTATTTTAGACACTTCCTAAGAATATTTTAGTTTCTCTCCTCCCCAGTGATACAAACCGGCTCTTTCACCACTTTAATATTTTAGTTAATTATAGCCGTGACTGTCTTGCTCTTTTCCTGGCCGCTGTCCATTTTGGCCTTGTGGTGACGTTTGTCATTCCTCAGTTGTAATCTGCCTCTAATGTTACAGCAAAGTAATACTAGCAACCTCagtaaaaataatcttaaaggcttcacaaataaaacatgttcacAACATGTGCACTGGGAAATGATATCCAGTACTATGCTCTGAGAGATTTTGTTTCATACTGGAAACTTGGTGTCCTCACTTTCTGAGAGATACAGTAGCTGTCTCTTTTCTACATGTTTAGTCCTGTGAAATTAGCAGTTTTCATAATTCATTTCTTTATTCAGTTGTTGATTTTTCATCTTGATCACTGGATTCAGTATATCATTATTGGGTTTTTGGTACTGATCAGGTTTCGCTCATACTATCTCGTGTAGTAGCAGAGTAAATGCTTTTCAACATGATGGGAAGAACTTTTGCATTGGCTCATTTTCATTATACTAAATTactatatatgaatatattataGGCAGCGTTTTACCGCAGCATTTTTCAGTCAGAGTCTCACATTTCAGCAGATGTAGTGGTAAGAAGAATTCCTGTTGTGTTTTCTCATGGAAATTGACTACAGAGATTCATTGATGACACACTCATCATGACAGCTCAGATCGCAGGCTGTCTagagagataaataaataaactacagttGTTAATGTAAAAGAATATCTTGCCCAAAGAAATATAGAAACACCGAGATACATTCAAGAGCTGCATTATTTTTggctcctctgctccttccATTCTAGTTCACCTGTGGAGATATCGGGGAGGATACCCGGCTCTCACCGAAGTCATGAACAAACTCAGGCAGAATAAGGTAACGGGTGTTCAGATTAGTTCGGTTTACTGAAGGTCGGTGAACCGTTTCTAGCAGTGCACCCAAATTAGATCCACAGACCATTTTTCCACCCATATGTTTCACCATCTTTATCTGTGATTTTCCAGCTGTTTATTTTGGTGTAATTATCTTTAAAGCTTATTTACAGAAATGCACTAAATAAGGGAAGTGGAGATATTGTGGCTTATccatattgtatattcgtgttTAATCTTCAGAAATtggggagtttttttttgtttgtttgttagttttttaGTTAGTCTGAAGTTTCACTAAAAATTTACTTTTATAGACTTTAAAAACATAACGCTGTTCAGAATGaaataagtacaatatttgtaaattacaaatacatttaaaactatTTCATGTGTCTTTGCCACATGGATGTTACTTATTAAAGTGGgcactaaatatataaaatcacCCTGTAATTGATCACAAACAGGCAGATTAGTGAGGTAATTTCCTGTTTATAATAGCCTCAACAATAAACACATGAATTTAGGCAGTTAACACACAGTAACCCTGATTAATCAAGATGTAATGGAATAATTAATTCACCTGTTTTCCAGCGAAACTGAACACATTAGATGATACAAGAggtgatgtttgtgtgttggtaCTAACCAGGTGACCGAGATTTTGTCCCACGCAACCATGAGTGTTCTATCTGTGTTCAACGTTGCCACAATTATTACTATACCTCGACATGAGAAGAGGTGATTTGTTGGTCCAGgtgtataaaatgttaaatggTCTGATGGTCTTGATCTTTCcttaataatatttttacagACATATTAAGGAGTTGGTGGGCGGAGGTAGATTTACAGAGTaatgtgttgctgttgtttgtcGTTGCTGTAGGAGTTTACGGACTACAGGAAAGAGAGGGGGAAGATGCTGCTGTCTCGTAGGaaccagctgctgctggagttCAGTTTCTGGAACGAGCCCGTCCCCCGTCCAGGACCCAACATCTATGAGCTCCGATCGTACCAACTCAGGGTAACTCCATAGAAAATTTCCCAGCTTCCTCCCATTATGCATAGATATTAGcgctgtcaaagtgaacgcgACTATaacgagtgaagatactagcatcatatgaaactagaaaacctaaggattcCATCGGTacccaccatgtcatactagcttgtcctgaaggaggctaaataacgctccaa
This portion of the Sebastes umbrosus isolate fSebUmb1 chromosome 17, fSebUmb1.pri, whole genome shotgun sequence genome encodes:
- the LOC119475659 gene encoding protein NipSnap homolog 2-like, which gives rise to MATRVLQRVGSGLKQTRNGLQTTGQATVLVRSLSGYREDSWFKSLFVRKVDPRKDAHSHLLAKKEDNNLYKIQFHNVKPECLDDYNELCAGILPSINANPEYPCELVGTWNTWYGEQDQAVHLWRYRGGYPALTEVMNKLRQNKEFTDYRKERGKMLLSRRNQLLLEFSFWNEPVPRPGPNIYELRSYQLRPGTMIEWGNYWARAIEFRQQNHEAVGGFFSQIGSLYTVHHLWAYKDLQSREDTRNSAWQHDGWDEVVYYTVPLIQHMESRIMIPSKGSPLK